From Salvelinus namaycush isolate Seneca chromosome 2, SaNama_1.0, whole genome shotgun sequence, one genomic window encodes:
- the LOC120058570 gene encoding mitochondrial glutamate carrier 1-like encodes MAHQQQISLPAKLINGGIAGIVGVTCVFPIDLVKTRLQNQRQGQQIYKNMLDCLIKTVRSEGYFGMYRGAAVNLTLVTPEKAIKLAANDFFRQHLSKNGKGLTVFKEMLAGCGAGICQVVITTPMEMLKIQLQDAGRLAAQQRMPAMMSPTKLAATNTVLSRSYNVGPSPAARAVSATQIARDLLHTQGIQGLYKGLGATLMRDVPFSMVYFPLFAHLNRLGQPSRDQSAPFYWAFLSGCLAGSTAAVAVNPCDVVKTRLQSLSKGANEESYNGVVDCVSKIMSKEGPFAFLKGAGCRALVIAPLFGIAQVMYFIGIGEFILDQSPFNYLSA; translated from the exons ATGGCTCACCAGCAGCAGATCAG CCTTCCTGCTAAACTGATCAATGGTGGTATTGCTGGCATTGTTGGGGTCACCTGTGTGTTTCCCATCGACCTTGTAAAGACCAGGTTACAGAACCAGAGGCAAGGTCAGCAGATCTACAAGAACAT GCTGGACTGCCTCATTAAGACTGTTCGATCAGAAGGATACTTTGGCATGTATAGAG GTGCTGCTGTGAATCTGACCTTGGTCACTCCTGAGAAGGCCATCAAACTAGCCGCAAATGACTTCTTCCGCCAGCATCTTAGCAAAAATGG GAAGGGCTTGACGGTGTTTAAAGAGATGTTGGCAGGTTGTGGTGCAGGCATATGCCAAGTTGTCATTACTACTCCTATGGAAATGCTTAAGATTCAACTTCAGGATGCAGGGAGGCTAG CGGCTCAGCAGAGAATGCCAGCCATGATGTCTCCCACTAAGCTGGCTGCCACTAACACAGTGCTGAGCAGGTCCTACAACGTGGGGCCCAGTCCTGCAGCCAGGGCAGTGTCTGCTACCCAGATCGCccgggaccttctgcacacacaAGGCATCCAGGGCCTCTACAAAGGCCTCGGGGCCACCCTCATGAG AGATGTTCCCTTCTCCATGGTCTACTTCCCACTGTTCGCCCACCTCAACCGGCTGGGCCAGCCCTCTCGAGATCAATCAGCACCCTTCTACTGGGCTTTcttgtctggctgtctggctggctccACTGCAGCTGTGGCAGTCAATCCTTGTGATG TTGTAAAAACGAGATTGCAGTCTCTGAGCAAAGGGGCCAACGAGGAGAGCTACAACGGTGTGGTTGACTGCGTCAG TAAGATCATGAGTAAGGAGGGTCCCTTTGCCTTTCTGAAGGGAGCAGGATGCAGGGCGCTGGTCATCGCTCCTCTCTTTGGCATTGCACAGGTCATGTACTTTATTGGCATCGGAGAGTTCATCCTGGACCAGTCACCTTTCAACTACTTGTCTGCATGA
- the LOC120024344 gene encoding thyrotropin subunit beta-like, with product MESSVAMCGLLCLLFSQAVPMCVPTDYTLYEERHECDFCVAINTTICMGFCYSRDSNMKELAGPRFLVQRGCTYDQVEYRTVILPGCPLHANPLFTYPVALSCHCGTCNTDSDECAHKASSGDGPRCTKPLRHIYPYPGLNNYIHPN from the exons ATGGAATCGTCTGTGGCCATGTGTGGTCTCCTTTGCCTGCTGTTCAGCCAAGCTGTCCCCATGTGTGTGCCCACGGACTACACTCTGTATGAGGAGAGACATGAATGTGACTTCTGCGTGGCCATCAATACTACCATTTGCATGGGTTTCTGCTACTCAAGG GACAGTAATATGAAGGAGCTGGCCGGACCACGATTCCTGGTCCAGAGAGGCTGTACCTATGACCAGGTGGAGTACCGTACAGTGATACTGCCTGGTTGCCCGCTCCATGCCAACCCTCTCTTCACCTACCCCGTAGCCCTCAGCTGCCACTGTGGAACTTGCAACACAGACAGTGATGAGTGTGCCCACAAGGCCAGCAGTGGTGACGGCCCCAGGTGTACCAAGCCACTCAGACACATCTACCCATACCCTGGCCTGAACAACTACATTCACCCCAACTAA